The following are from one region of the Deltaproteobacteria bacterium genome:
- a CDS encoding delta-60 repeat domain-containing protein: protein MKKILILIVFTGGFIFVMKSEGQIENSVCHSKVSVLKYVDEDMIVSGAYTINRENPPFGMILESKDKFISSEVDENISLQYYLRRVNDVEKVFDVIILIGSAFPYGIYYPDEFSDYEAGVGPALILYEPGFLNVKSIDVCKFENTYYCSFSDYFGGYVWISHQEKDYLIPGLLDSSSAGLRNKHFLGIVGNSPYEDESIVFGVDLIDLEMKSIYFMKRYDTFSGTHRFLRIIQIEGDEFYSVGMNCTERSSVWAGDPYRDCAESNFSVIRAAVQDPNDHADDPIWSYVLDNVGGGVDIGVELAEVSDGEVIAAGIASRVGGAMDVFVVRLSPDGEERWQYRHELPGAGATEEMSMTIDGDESLSLVGTFVDDTGHKGAWRLDLDGDGGVIGEATVGGLPLLGEKVGWAALSPAGEIWIAGTAPGEGDDAGDAWMGRFDATGGEIWTKSWSPEPGLKDRLDKATLSPSGGMCVGLGSVNPDLGDREDAVFACFDATGELIGQQRVNLPECDWPPDLPDDDGPDDDAADDDTTDDDDDTIPSDDDDAADSDDDDSDGCCGC from the coding sequence ATGAAAAAAATACTAATATTAATCGTCTTCACAGGTGGATTTATTTTTGTGATGAAAAGTGAAGGACAGATTGAAAATTCAGTATGCCATTCCAAGGTCAGCGTCTTAAAGTATGTCGACGAAGACATGATTGTTTCTGGCGCTTACACCATCAATCGAGAAAATCCGCCATTTGGGATGATACTGGAATCCAAAGATAAATTCATTTCTTCAGAAGTTGATGAAAACATCTCTTTGCAATATTACTTGAGGAGAGTCAACGACGTTGAGAAAGTATTTGACGTTATCATTCTTATTGGAAGCGCGTTTCCCTACGGAATATACTATCCCGATGAATTTTCGGATTACGAAGCGGGCGTGGGTCCGGCGCTCATTTTATACGAACCAGGATTTTTAAATGTGAAGTCAATTGACGTTTGCAAATTCGAAAATACATATTATTGTAGTTTTAGTGATTATTTTGGTGGATACGTATGGATTTCTCATCAAGAAAAAGATTACTTGATACCTGGACTGCTTGACAGCAGTTCGGCCGGCCTGCGGAATAAACATTTTCTGGGAATAGTAGGAAATTCGCCTTACGAAGACGAGTCAATCGTGTTTGGCGTCGATCTCATTGATTTGGAAATGAAGAGCATATATTTTATGAAACGCTATGACACATTCAGTGGCACTCATCGTTTTTTACGGATTATCCAAATTGAGGGCGACGAGTTTTATTCGGTGGGCATGAACTGCACTGAACGCAGTTCGGTGTGGGCGGGCGATCCCTATCGCGACTGCGCTGAATCGAATTTTTCGGTGATTCGCGCCGCTGTTCAGGACCCCAACGACCACGCGGACGACCCCATCTGGAGCTACGTTCTCGACAACGTCGGCGGCGGCGTCGATATCGGCGTGGAATTGGCTGAGGTGTCGGACGGCGAAGTGATTGCGGCGGGGATCGCGTCGCGTGTGGGCGGAGCGATGGATGTCTTCGTCGTGCGCCTCTCTCCGGACGGCGAGGAGCGCTGGCAGTACCGACACGAGTTGCCGGGCGCGGGGGCGACCGAGGAGATGTCGATGACGATCGACGGCGACGAAAGTCTCTCGCTGGTCGGGACCTTCGTCGACGACACGGGCCACAAGGGCGCGTGGCGGCTGGACCTCGACGGCGACGGCGGCGTGATCGGCGAGGCCACAGTGGGTGGCCTGCCGCTTCTTGGTGAAAAAGTCGGCTGGGCGGCGCTGTCGCCTGCGGGCGAGATCTGGATCGCGGGCACGGCGCCCGGCGAGGGCGACGACGCGGGCGACGCGTGGATGGGCCGGTTTGACGCCACGGGCGGCGAAATTTGGACAAAATCGTGGTCTCCCGAACCGGGACTCAAGGACCGGCTCGACAAGGCGACGCTCTCGCCGAGCGGAGGCATGTGCGTCGGGCTCGGCTCGGTGAACCCCGATCTCGGGGATCGCGAGGACGCCGTCTTTGCGTGCTTTGACGCAACCGGCGAGCTCATCGGCCAGCAGCGCGTCAACCTGCCCGAATGCGATTGGCCGCCGGACCTGCCCGATGACGACGGGCCGGACGACGACGCGGCTGACGACGACACGACGGACGACGACGACGACACGATTCCTTCCGACGATGATGACGCGGCCGATTCGGACGACGATGACTCCGACGGCTGCTGCGGGTGCTGA